TAAACGATCATCGCGTCGCGGTCGAGGTCGCCCCCGAAAAAGAGCGCACTGACTCCCCCGCTTATCCAATCTTTATAAAAGTACTCAAGCTGTGCCTGCCAGGCGCCCATGCAGTCGCATTCGTCCAGCGGGTCGTACACGCCAAAGCCAAGCCCGAACGAAAGACCCTGTTCCATGTAGGCGGTCTGCCCCGGCAAGGGAACCGTGCTGATTTCAGACAACTTATTCTCTGATCCAAGCGAGTCTACGCCGTCTGCCGCAAACGAGACAGACAACCCAAATACAAGTACAATCAGCAAGAATAAGTAGCGCACAGGTATAAGCTAGTAAAAAAAACAAAGGGGGAAGAATCCCCCTCGTTGCAATCGCAGCCCTGCTGCGTTTTCCACTCCCCCTTCTCCTAGGGCTCCGCCCTAAAACCCGGATAGTTTATCGCCGCATTTGACTCATGATTAGTCGTGGCCCTTGATTTTTCAAATCAAGGGCGCGACTCGTCGGCTCACCAATACGAAAGTGCGAGCACTTTCATGCTGGATTCGCCTCCTAGTCATTCATCATATGATTATAGAACTTGGTGTAGTTGTCGCGGTCTTCGGTCTTGCGGACGGCGATGGCGTCTTGCGGGTGGCGGTTCAGCATACCCGTAATCATCTGCGGAATGATGTAGCCCCATTCGTACTTTTCCTTGAGCGGCAAGAACAGTTCCTGGTAGGCGTCGAGCACCGGGCGAAGGTCGTACTTCGGGTTCTTGAGGAATCCGAGCAAGAGTTCGGTGGTGCAGTTGCCGGCGCCGCGGCCCATGCCCGACACGGAACCGTCGAGGTAGTCCACGTGGTCGATGATAGCCTGAATCGTGTTGGAGAAGGCCAGCTGCTGGTTGTTGTGGCCATGGAAGCCGAACTTCTTGCCCTTCACGATACCGCGGTAACGGGTAATTTCCTTATCGATGTCTTCCTGGTAGAAGGCGCCGAAGCTGTCCACCAAGTAAAGCACGTCGGCCTTGCATTCTTCGTTCACCTGGTGCAGGGCTTCGTCGAGTTCCGGGCC
This genomic stretch from Fibrobacter sp. UWB15 harbors:
- a CDS encoding aldolase catalytic domain-containing protein, which gives rise to MYYESIKVLDCTIRDGGLVNKHDFSLEFVRRLYTLLSAAGVDYMEMGYKNSPELFDPKEYGPWKFCDDDLLWKVKDGIDSKIKMAVMADVGRVNMDAVKPASESPYQMFRVASYVKNIDKGIEMVNAFHDMGYETTLNIMAVSRDRGPELDEALHQVNEECKADVLYLVDSFGAFYQEDIDKEITRYRGIVKGKKFGFHGHNNQQLAFSNTIQAIIDHVDYLDGSVSGMGRGAGNCTTELLLGFLKNPKYDLRPVLDAYQELFLPLKEKYEWGYIIPQMITGMLNRHPQDAIAVRKTEDRDNYTKFYNHMMND